One stretch of Streptomyces sp. 135 DNA includes these proteins:
- the guaB gene encoding IMP dehydrogenase, translated as MTANGGSSTGVPEKFATLGLTYDDVLLLPGASDMAPDQIDTSSFISKNVRVNVPLLSAAMDKVTEARMAIAMARQGGVGVLHRNLSIADQANQVDLVKRSESGMVTDPITVHPDATLGEADAICAKFRISGVPVTDAAGKLLGIVTNRDMAFENDRSRQVREVMTPMPLVTGKVGISGVDAMELLRRHKIEKLPLVDDAGVLKGLITVKDFVKAEKYPNAAKDGEGRLLVGAAVGVAGDAFERAQALVAAGVDFIVVDTAHGHSRLVGDMVAKIKSDAPGVDVIGGNIATREGAQALIDAGVDGIKVGVGPGSICTTRVVAGIGVPQVTAIYEASLAAKEAGVPVIGDGGLQYSGDIAKALVAGADTVMLGSLLAGCEESPGELMFINGKQFKSYRGMGSLGAMQSRGDQRSFSKDRYFQEGVASDEKLVPEGIEGQVPYRGPLSAVVHQLVGGLRQSMFYVGGRTVPELQANGRFVRITSAGLKESHPHDIQMTVEAPNYSRSK; from the coding sequence ATGACTGCAAACGGCGGTTCTTCGACTGGGGTGCCCGAGAAATTCGCGACACTCGGGCTGACCTACGACGACGTGCTGCTGCTGCCGGGCGCGTCGGACATGGCGCCCGACCAGATCGACACTTCCTCGTTCATCTCGAAGAACGTGCGCGTGAACGTTCCGCTGCTGTCGGCCGCGATGGACAAGGTCACCGAGGCCCGCATGGCGATCGCCATGGCGCGCCAGGGCGGCGTCGGCGTGCTGCACCGCAACCTCTCCATCGCCGACCAGGCCAACCAGGTCGACCTGGTGAAGCGCTCCGAGTCCGGCATGGTCACCGACCCGATCACGGTGCACCCGGACGCGACGCTCGGCGAGGCCGACGCGATCTGCGCGAAGTTCCGCATCAGCGGCGTCCCGGTGACCGACGCGGCGGGCAAGCTGCTCGGCATCGTCACCAACCGCGACATGGCCTTCGAGAACGACCGCAGCCGCCAGGTCCGCGAGGTCATGACGCCGATGCCGCTGGTCACCGGCAAGGTCGGCATCTCCGGCGTGGACGCCATGGAGCTGCTGCGCCGCCACAAGATCGAGAAGCTTCCGCTGGTCGACGACGCGGGCGTCCTCAAGGGCCTCATCACGGTCAAGGACTTCGTGAAGGCCGAGAAGTACCCGAACGCCGCCAAGGACGGCGAGGGCCGCCTCCTGGTCGGCGCCGCCGTCGGTGTCGCGGGTGACGCCTTCGAGCGCGCCCAGGCGCTGGTCGCCGCGGGCGTCGACTTCATCGTCGTCGACACCGCGCACGGCCACTCCCGCCTGGTCGGCGACATGGTCGCCAAGATCAAGTCGGACGCCCCGGGCGTCGACGTCATCGGCGGCAACATCGCCACGCGCGAGGGCGCCCAGGCGCTCATCGACGCCGGTGTCGACGGCATCAAGGTCGGCGTCGGCCCCGGCTCCATCTGCACCACGCGTGTCGTCGCCGGCATCGGCGTACCGCAGGTGACGGCCATCTACGAGGCCTCGCTCGCCGCCAAGGAGGCCGGTGTCCCGGTCATCGGCGACGGCGGCCTGCAGTACTCCGGAGACATCGCCAAGGCGCTCGTCGCCGGCGCGGACACGGTCATGCTGGGCTCGCTGCTCGCCGGCTGCGAGGAGTCCCCGGGTGAGCTGATGTTCATCAACGGCAAGCAGTTCAAGTCCTACCGCGGCATGGGCTCGCTCGGCGCCATGCAGTCCCGCGGCGACCAGCGCTCCTTCTCCAAGGACCGCTACTTCCAGGAGGGCGTCGCCTCCGACGAGAAGCTGGTGCCCGAGGGCATCGAGGGCCAGGTGCCCTACCGCGGTCCCCTCTCCGCGGTCGTCCACCAGCTGGTCGGCGGCCTGCGCCAGTCGATGTTCTACGTGGGCGGGCGCACCGTCCCCGAGCTCCAGGCCAACGGCCGCTTCGTCCGCATCACGTCCGCGGGCCTCAAGGAGAGCCACCCGCACGACATCCAGATGACGGTCGAGGCGCCGAACTACAGCCGTAGCAAGTAG
- a CDS encoding GuaB3 family IMP dehydrogenase-related protein, which translates to MTEIEIGRGKRGRRAYAFDDIAVVPSRRTRDPKEVSIAWQIDAYRFELPFLAAPMDSVVSPQTAIRIGEMGGLGVLNLEGLWTRYEDPQPLLDEIAGLDSETATRRLQEIYSAPIKADLIGQRIKEVRDSGVVTAAALSPQRTAEFSKAVVDAGVDIFVIRGTTVSAEHVSGAAEPLNLKQFIYELDVPVIVGGCATYTAALHLMRTGAAGVLVGFGGGAAHTTRNVLGIQVPMATAVADVAAARRDYMDESGGRYVHVIADGGVGWSGDLPKAIACGADAVMVGSPLARATDAPGKGHHWGMEAVHEDVPRGKKVDLGTVGTTEEILTGPSHIPDGSMNFFGALRRAMATTGYSELKEFQRVEVTVADSQHKR; encoded by the coding sequence GTGACTGAGATCGAGATCGGGCGCGGCAAGCGCGGCCGCCGCGCGTACGCCTTCGACGACATCGCCGTCGTACCGAGCCGGCGCACCCGCGACCCGAAGGAGGTCTCGATCGCGTGGCAGATCGACGCCTACCGCTTCGAGCTGCCCTTCCTGGCGGCCCCCATGGACTCGGTGGTCTCCCCGCAGACCGCCATCCGCATCGGTGAGATGGGCGGCCTCGGCGTCCTGAACCTGGAGGGCCTCTGGACGCGGTACGAGGACCCGCAGCCGCTGCTCGACGAGATCGCCGGTCTTGACTCGGAGACCGCCACCCGGCGCCTCCAGGAGATCTACTCCGCGCCGATCAAGGCCGACCTCATCGGGCAGCGCATCAAGGAGGTGCGCGACTCCGGTGTGGTCACCGCCGCCGCGCTCTCCCCGCAGCGCACCGCCGAGTTCTCCAAGGCCGTCGTGGACGCCGGGGTCGACATCTTCGTGATCCGCGGCACCACCGTCTCCGCCGAGCACGTCTCCGGCGCCGCCGAACCGCTGAACCTCAAGCAGTTCATCTACGAGCTCGACGTGCCGGTCATCGTGGGCGGCTGCGCCACCTACACCGCCGCCCTGCACCTGATGCGCACGGGCGCCGCCGGTGTCCTCGTCGGCTTCGGCGGCGGCGCCGCGCACACCACGCGCAACGTCCTCGGCATCCAGGTCCCGATGGCCACCGCCGTCGCCGACGTCGCGGCCGCCCGCCGCGACTACATGGACGAGTCCGGCGGCCGCTACGTGCACGTCATCGCCGACGGCGGCGTGGGCTGGTCCGGCGACCTGCCCAAGGCCATTGCGTGCGGCGCCGACGCCGTGATGGTGGGCTCCCCGCTCGCCCGCGCCACGGACGCGCCCGGCAAGGGCCACCACTGGGGCATGGAGGCCGTCCACGAGGACGTGCCGCGCGGCAAGAAGGTCGACCTCGGCACGGTCGGCACGACCGAGGAGATCCTCACCGGTCCCTCGCACATCCCGGACGGTTCGATGAACTTCTTCGGGGCGCTGCGCCGCGCGATGGCCACGACGGGCTACAGCGAGCTCAAGGAGTTCCAGCGCGTCGAGGTGACGGTCGCGGACTCGCAGCACAAGCGGTGA
- a CDS encoding nucleotide sugar dehydrogenase, which yields MPADLAVIGLGHLGLPLAQAAVARGIATIGYDPARAPDLAGGRLPCDGAEGTLTAADVRRMLSGGFRPTTDPAELGRVRTAVICAPTPPAADRSLDLSQVADAARALAVRLRPHTTVILESPAYPGSTEEFVRPILESGSGLRAGRDFHLAYSPGRLDPGNRSHGYAGTPKVIGGLTPACTESAAAFYGRLTDKVVRARGPREAETVHLLETNYRHVNMALVNEMAVLCHDLGIDLWDVIRCAETKPFGFQAFRPGPGVGGHGVPLDIPNPSRGARPLRMVELAQQVNDRMPSYVIQRSATLLNEHGKSVRGARVLLLGVTYKPDLADQQGAPAQEVATRLMELGAAVSYHDPYVPNWSILGRPVPRADTLYEAAADADLTILLQHHRTYDLQGLAVKAQLLLDTRGATPAGAAHRL from the coding sequence ATGCCCGCAGATCTCGCCGTCATCGGTCTCGGCCACCTCGGCCTGCCCCTCGCCCAGGCCGCCGTCGCGCGCGGCATCGCCACCATCGGCTATGACCCCGCCCGCGCCCCCGACCTGGCGGGCGGCCGCCTGCCCTGCGACGGCGCCGAGGGCACCCTCACCGCCGCCGACGTCCGCCGGATGCTCTCGGGGGGCTTCCGGCCGACCACCGACCCGGCCGAGCTCGGCCGGGTGCGCACCGCCGTCATCTGCGCGCCCACGCCGCCCGCCGCCGACCGCTCGCTCGACCTGAGCCAGGTGGCCGACGCCGCCCGGGCGCTGGCCGTGCGCCTGCGCCCGCACACCACCGTGATCCTCGAATCCCCCGCGTACCCGGGGAGCACCGAGGAATTCGTCCGTCCGATCCTCGAATCCGGTTCGGGCCTGCGCGCCGGCCGCGACTTCCACCTCGCCTACTCCCCGGGCCGCCTCGACCCCGGCAACCGCTCGCACGGCTACGCGGGCACCCCCAAGGTCATCGGCGGCCTCACCCCGGCCTGCACCGAATCGGCGGCCGCGTTCTACGGCCGCCTCACCGACAAGGTCGTACGCGCCCGTGGCCCCCGCGAGGCCGAGACCGTGCACCTCCTGGAGACCAACTACCGGCACGTCAACATGGCCCTGGTCAACGAGATGGCGGTGCTCTGCCACGACCTGGGCATCGACCTGTGGGACGTCATCCGGTGCGCGGAGACCAAGCCCTTCGGCTTCCAGGCCTTCCGTCCCGGCCCCGGCGTCGGCGGCCACGGCGTCCCCCTGGACATCCCGAACCCGTCCCGCGGCGCCCGCCCCCTGCGCATGGTCGAACTGGCCCAGCAGGTCAACGACCGCATGCCGAGTTACGTCATCCAGCGCTCGGCGACCCTGCTCAACGAACACGGCAAGTCCGTCCGCGGCGCCCGCGTCCTGCTCCTCGGCGTCACCTACAAGCCGGACCTCGCCGACCAGCAGGGCGCCCCCGCCCAGGAGGTGGCGACCCGCCTGATGGAGCTGGGCGCGGCCGTCAGCTACCACGACCCCTACGTGCCGAACTGGAGCATCCTCGGCCGTCCCGTCCCGCGCGCGGACACCCTCTACGAGGCGGCGGCCGACGCCGACCTCACGATCCTGCTCCAGCACCACCGCACGTACGACCTGCAAGGCCTGGCCGTGAAGGCGCAGCTCCTGCTCGACACGCGCGGCGCGACCCCGGCGGGCGCGGCGCACCGCCTCTAG
- a CDS encoding glycerol-3-phosphate dehydrogenase/oxidase, with protein sequence MRTATLGPAERAESLAGMAERELDILVVGAGVVGAGTALDAVTRGLSTGLVEARDWASGTSSRSSKLIHGGLRYLEMLDFALVREALKERGLLLERLAPHLVKPVPFLYPLQHKGWERLYAGSGVALYDAMSMSRGHGRGLPMHRHLTRRHALRVAPCLKKDALVGAMQYYDAQMDDARYVATLVRTASAYGAKVANRARVTGFLREGERVVGARVQDVEGGGEYEVRAKQIVNATGVWTDDTQAMVGERGQFHVRASKGIHLVVPKDRISSSTGLILRTEKSVLFVIPWGRHWIVGTTDTDWDLDKAHPAASSADIDYLLEHVNTVLAVPLSRDDVQGVYAGLRPLLAGESDATSKLSREHTVAHPAPGLVVVAGGKYTTYRVMAKDAVDEAVHGLDQRVADCVTEDIPLVGAEGYKALWNARARIAAQTGLHVVRVEHLLNRYGSLAEEVLELITTDPKLGEPLPGADDYLRAEVVYAASHEGARHLDDVLTRRTRISIETFDRGTRSARECAELMAPVLGWDKDQIEREVQHYEKRVEAERESQRQPDDLTADAARLGAPDIAPLG encoded by the coding sequence GTGAGGACAGCGACACTGGGGCCGGCGGAGCGTGCCGAGTCACTTGCGGGAATGGCCGAGAGGGAGCTGGACATCCTGGTGGTGGGCGCGGGGGTGGTCGGCGCCGGGACCGCCCTCGACGCGGTGACCCGCGGCCTGTCCACCGGCCTCGTCGAGGCCCGTGACTGGGCCTCGGGCACGTCGAGCCGGTCGAGCAAGCTGATCCACGGCGGGCTGCGCTATCTGGAGATGCTCGACTTCGCGCTCGTCCGGGAGGCGCTGAAGGAGCGCGGCCTGCTCCTGGAGCGGCTCGCCCCGCATCTGGTGAAGCCGGTGCCGTTCCTCTATCCCTTGCAGCACAAGGGCTGGGAGAGGCTGTACGCCGGCTCGGGCGTCGCGCTCTACGACGCCATGTCGATGTCGCGCGGACACGGCCGCGGCCTGCCCATGCACCGCCATCTGACGCGCCGCCACGCCCTGCGCGTCGCCCCGTGCCTGAAGAAGGACGCGCTGGTCGGCGCGATGCAGTACTACGACGCGCAGATGGACGACGCCCGCTATGTCGCCACCCTGGTGCGCACCGCTTCGGCGTATGGGGCGAAGGTCGCCAACCGCGCGCGGGTCACCGGCTTCCTGCGCGAGGGCGAGCGCGTGGTCGGCGCCCGGGTGCAGGACGTGGAGGGCGGCGGGGAGTACGAGGTCCGCGCCAAGCAGATCGTGAACGCCACGGGCGTGTGGACGGACGACACCCAGGCGATGGTCGGCGAACGCGGCCAGTTCCACGTCAGGGCGTCCAAAGGCATCCACCTGGTCGTCCCCAAGGACCGGATCAGCTCCTCGACCGGCCTGATCCTGCGGACCGAGAAGAGCGTCCTCTTTGTCATCCCCTGGGGGCGGCACTGGATCGTGGGCACGACCGACACGGACTGGGACCTCGACAAGGCCCACCCGGCCGCCTCCAGCGCCGACATCGACTACCTGCTCGAACACGTGAACACGGTGCTCGCGGTGCCGCTCTCCCGCGACGACGTCCAGGGGGTGTACGCGGGCCTTCGGCCGCTGCTCGCCGGCGAGTCGGACGCCACGAGCAAACTGTCGCGCGAACACACGGTCGCGCATCCGGCACCCGGCCTGGTGGTCGTCGCGGGCGGCAAGTACACGACGTACCGGGTGATGGCCAAGGACGCCGTCGACGAGGCCGTGCACGGCCTTGACCAGCGGGTCGCCGACTGCGTGACCGAGGACATCCCGCTGGTCGGTGCCGAGGGGTACAAAGCGCTGTGGAACGCCCGCGCGAGGATCGCCGCCCAGACGGGTCTTCATGTCGTGCGCGTGGAGCACCTGTTGAACCGCTACGGCTCGCTCGCCGAAGAGGTGCTCGAACTCATCACCACCGACCCGAAGCTGGGCGAGCCCCTGCCGGGAGCCGACGACTACCTCCGGGCCGAGGTCGTCTACGCCGCGTCACACGAGGGCGCCCGGCACCTCGACGACGTCCTGACCCGGCGGACCCGCATCTCCATCGAGACGTTCGACCGGGGCACGCGCAGCGCCCGGGAGTGCGCCGAGCTGATGGCGCCGGTCCTCGGCTGGGACAAGGACCAGATCGAGCGGGAGGTGCAGCACTACGAGAAGCGGGTGGAGGCCGAGCGGGAGTCGCAGCGCCAACCGGACGACCTGACGGCGGACGCGGCGCGGCTGGGCGCGCCGGACATCGCGCCGCTCGGTTAG
- a CDS encoding serine/threonine-protein kinase: MSDAEQTGEARRDKSERLLAGRYRLGEVLGRGGMGTVWRAKDETLGRTVAVKELRFPTSIDEDEKRRLITRTLREAKAIARIRNTSAVTVYDVVDEDDRPWIVMELVEGKSLAEAIREDGVLTPRRAAEVGLAILDVLRSAHREGILHRDVKPSNVLIAEDGRVVLTDFGIAQVEGDPSITSTGMLVGAPSYISPERARGHKPGPAADLWSLGGLLYAAVEGVPPYDKGSAIATLTAVMTEDVDKPKNAGPLEPVIYGLLAKDPQQRLDDAGARALLRDVIHAPETRAEPEPVEATKVVPLPPAPPQPAKTSRLSKPPKAPKASGPGMPARLTKKAGAAAGAAGASAASGSVAGRKGEEAADRLKGALRSVRKAAASATGAGAAGAAGSGSGPVASGVAGHRSGAAVPQAPSAPPRTAPRVPPKASLTDVVPRRTLVIVSVVAVLAVLGTVLAFALSNGGDGGSAQGGKGGDKAASSGASGGGDQREDGKDTGKETGGSSGSGAGSEGDKGQGQGQGKDPGKDDEADSDEGEGHDPSQDDGKKPGDGAASTYEHDQGFKIGLPKGWKYQSTGRAGARFTGPNSQKLLIGWTTTPKDNPVSDWKNQENYMVRSQYDRIRIEKVDFRGWNTADWEFTYVDGGTKYRSVDRGFVVNGGLGYGMMYTAKADDWKGEQRRAAWRTFTRTFQPKS, translated from the coding sequence ATGTCGGACGCGGAGCAGACGGGTGAGGCCCGTCGGGACAAGAGCGAACGTCTCCTCGCCGGCCGGTACCGGCTGGGAGAGGTGCTCGGCCGCGGCGGCATGGGCACCGTGTGGCGCGCCAAGGACGAGACGCTGGGCCGTACGGTCGCGGTGAAGGAGCTGCGGTTCCCGACGAGCATCGACGAGGACGAGAAGCGGCGGCTCATCACACGGACGCTGCGCGAGGCCAAGGCGATCGCGCGGATCCGCAACACCAGCGCCGTGACGGTCTACGACGTCGTCGACGAGGACGACCGGCCGTGGATCGTGATGGAGCTGGTCGAGGGCAAGTCCCTCGCGGAGGCGATCCGCGAGGACGGCGTGCTCACGCCGAGGCGGGCGGCCGAGGTCGGCCTCGCCATCCTCGACGTGCTGCGGTCCGCGCACCGCGAGGGGATCCTGCACCGCGACGTGAAGCCGTCGAACGTGCTGATCGCCGAGGACGGCCGGGTCGTGCTCACGGACTTCGGCATCGCCCAGGTCGAGGGCGACCCGTCCATCACGTCGACGGGCATGCTCGTCGGCGCGCCCTCGTACATCTCCCCGGAGCGGGCGCGCGGGCACAAGCCGGGCCCGGCGGCCGACCTGTGGTCGCTGGGCGGCCTGCTGTACGCGGCGGTGGAGGGCGTCCCTCCGTACGACAAGGGCTCGGCCATCGCGACCCTGACGGCGGTGATGACCGAGGACGTCGACAAGCCCAAGAACGCGGGGCCGTTGGAGCCGGTCATCTACGGCCTGCTCGCCAAGGACCCCCAGCAGCGGCTCGACGACGCCGGGGCGCGGGCGCTCCTGAGGGACGTCATCCACGCGCCGGAGACCAGGGCGGAGCCGGAACCGGTCGAGGCGACCAAGGTCGTGCCGCTGCCTCCGGCGCCGCCGCAGCCGGCGAAGACCAGCAGGCTGTCCAAGCCGCCCAAGGCGCCCAAGGCTTCCGGGCCGGGCATGCCGGCGAGGCTGACGAAGAAGGCGGGCGCGGCCGCCGGTGCCGCCGGTGCGTCCGCCGCCTCCGGGTCCGTCGCCGGGCGCAAGGGCGAGGAGGCCGCCGATCGGCTGAAGGGTGCGCTGCGGTCGGTCCGCAAGGCCGCCGCGTCGGCCACGGGGGCCGGTGCTGCGGGCGCCGCGGGCTCGGGTTCTGGTCCTGTGGCCTCCGGCGTGGCCGGGCACAGGAGCGGTGCCGCCGTGCCGCAGGCGCCGAGCGCGCCGCCGCGGACGGCGCCCCGGGTGCCGCCCAAGGCGTCGCTCACCGATGTGGTGCCGCGCCGGACGCTGGTCATCGTCTCCGTGGTGGCCGTACTCGCCGTGCTGGGCACGGTGTTGGCTTTCGCGCTGTCGAACGGCGGTGACGGCGGCTCCGCCCAGGGCGGCAAGGGCGGCGACAAGGCCGCGTCCAGCGGGGCGTCCGGGGGCGGGGACCAGCGCGAGGACGGCAAGGACACCGGCAAGGAGACGGGCGGCAGCTCCGGTTCCGGTGCCGGCTCCGAGGGCGACAAGGGGCAGGGCCAGGGCCAGGGCAAGGACCCGGGCAAGGACGACGAGGCGGACTCGGACGAGGGCGAGGGGCACGACCCCAGCCAGGACGACGGCAAGAAGCCGGGTGACGGCGCGGCGTCGACGTACGAGCACGACCAGGGTTTCAAGATCGGGCTGCCGAAGGGGTGGAAGTACCAGTCCACGGGCAGGGCGGGCGCGCGGTTCACCGGGCCCAACAGCCAGAAGCTGCTGATCGGTTGGACGACCACGCCCAAGGACAACCCGGTGAGCGACTGGAAGAACCAGGAGAACTACATGGTCCGGTCGCAGTACGACCGGATAAGGATCGAGAAGGTGGACTTCCGCGGGTGGAACACCGCCGACTGGGAGTTCACCTACGTGGACGGCGGCACGAAGTACCGTTCCGTCGACCGCGGCTTCGTCGTCAACGGCGGGCTCGGTTACGGAATGATGTACACCGCCAAGGCCGATGACTGGAAGGGCGAGCAGCGGCGGGCCGCGTGGCGGACCTTCACGAGGACGTTCCAGCCGAAGTCGTGA